A single genomic interval of Daucus carota subsp. sativus chromosome 1, DH1 v3.0, whole genome shotgun sequence harbors:
- the LOC108203285 gene encoding calmodulin-binding transcription activator 3: MADSRRYGLAAQLDIEQILSEAQNRWLRPAEICEILRNYNKFRIAPEPAHKPPNGSLFLFDRKVLRYFRKDGHNWRKKKDGKTVKEAHERLKAGSVDVLHCYYAHGEDNENFQRRSYWLLEEELSNIVLVHYLEVKGNRTHYNRAKGAEGSIPHALKEESMPNSDADSSLSSKFQQYGYNVPSQTTDTTSLNSTQASDYADAESAYSRRSSSGLQSFHELQHSEAENMDDAHSVPYYPDFSNDYQGKFQAIPEMDFVSLAQADKINDNIGAQLTYNPQAFLDFPPWENDFGKSTAHVPFQPSHSSSQSTINIIPGQGNEILVQVSGDASDKTPEFGNHSHTQGEWQLPKCSTDQKLQLPSNYDQNSGLYEGQVGSFNLFNSLESQHLDVQNGQLAVAELGNSMKTGWDNSSTVDGKTNYSALKPPFLGGIMKDGLKKLDSFDRWMTKELGDVNEPQIQSSSGTYWEAVGSEVGVVNSNISSQVELDPYIMSPSLSQDQLFSIVDFSPNCAYSGTEVKVLITGKFLKSHQDNVNCKWACMFGEIEVPAEVVADGVLRCHTPNHEAGRVPFYVTCANRLACSEIREFEFQVYNIRDVDVTTTGSDDSSEALLKMRFGKLLSGGSASSYNSVPDDNLDMINKLSSLIKDDNEWEQIFMLTNAEEFSTETVSDQFLQKLLKDKLHAWLLQKVAEGGKGPSVVDEGGQGVLHFAAALGYDWAIPPTVAAGVSINFRDVNGWTALHWAASYGRERTVGFLISQGAGPGLLTDPTPKYPRGRTPADLASDNGHKGIAGYVAELALRSHLESLHLKDPNGVARDIPGLKAAQEIAERTSTPTSDGDFQQGQSMKDSLAAVCNATQAAARIHQVYRIESFHKKQLKEYDASQFGMSDEHALSLLAVKTNRAGRHDEPVHAAATRIQNKFRSYKGRKDFLVLRQRVVKIQAHVRGHQVRKNYKKIIWSVGILDKVILRWRRKGRGLSSFKTEAHTENSTMPGTSSKEDDYDFLKEGRKQTEERLQKALARVKSMVQYPEARDQYHRLLNVVSDIQEAKAISERAMNISEVATVEAEYFDDDLVDLEALLGDDSFMSTEA, translated from the exons ATGGCGGATAGCCGGCGCTACGGTCTTGCTGCTCAATTag ATATTGAGCAGATACTCTCAGAAGCTCAGAATCGATGGTTACGCCCAGCTGAAATATGTGAAATTCTTCGAAACTATAACAAGTTCCGTATTGCTCCTGAGCCAGCACATAAGCCTCCAA ATGGTTCGCTTTTTCTATTTGACCGTAAAGTGTTGAGGTACTTTAGAAAAGATGGCCATAATTGGAGGAAGAAAAAAGATGGGAAGACGGTTAAGGAAGCTCATGAAAGACTCAAG GCTGGAAGCGTTGATGTTTTGCATTGTTACTATGCTCATGGAgaagataatgaaaattttcaGAGGCGCAGCTACTGGTTGCTTGAAGA GGAGCTCTCCAACATTGTTCTTGTCCACTACCTGGAAGTAAAG GGAAACAGGACACACTACAATCGTGCTAAGGGAGCTGAGGGATCAATTCCCCATGCTctaaaagaagaaagtatgccaaactctgatgctgacAGCTCTCTGTCTTCAAAGTTCCAGCAATATGGTTACAATGTGCCCTCACAAACTACGGACACAACCAGCCTGAACAGCACTCAAGCTTCAGATTATGCAGATGCTGAGTCAG CATACAGTCGCCGATCAAGTTCTGGACTCCAGTCATTTCATGAGTTACAACACTCTGAGGCAGAAAATATGGATGATGCACACTCTGTTCCTTATTATCCAGATTTTTCAA ATGATTACCAAGGGAAATTTCAAGCTATTCCAGAGATGGATTTTGTCTCACTTGCTCAGGCAGATAAAATAAATGACAATATTGGAGCTCAATTAACATATAATCCCCAGGCATTCCTTGACTTCCCTCCTTGGGAGAATGACTTTGGAAAAAGTACTGCCCATGTGCCCTTTCAACCCTCCCATTCTTCGAGCCAGTCTACCATCAATATAATTCCCGGGCAGGGGAATGAGATTCTAGTTCAAGTTTCTGGAGATGCTTCTGATAAAACTCCAGAGTTTGGAAACCATTCACATACCCAAGGAGAGTGGCAG TTACCCAAATGTTCTACGGACCAAAAGTTGCAATTACCCTCAAATTATGATCAGAATTCTGGGCTTTACGAAGGGCAAGTTGGTTCCttcaatttatttaattcattgGAGTCTCAACATCTTGATGTGCAGAATGGACAGCTTGCAGTTGCAGAACTAGGAAACTCCATGAAAACAGGGTGGGACAATAGTTCCACTGTGGATGGAAAAACCAATTACTCAGCTTTGAAGCCGCCATTTCTAGGAGGGATTATGAAGGATGGCCTAAAGAAACTAGATAGCTTTGATCGGTGGATGACTAAGGAACTTGGAGATGTAAATGAGCCACAAATTCAATCCAGCTCTGGGACCTACTGGGAGGCAGTTGGAAGCGAAGTTGGAGTTGTTAATTCCAACATTTCCTCTCAAGTGGAGTTAGACCCCTATATAATGAGCCCCTCTCTTTCCCAGGACCAGCTTTTTAGCATTGTTGACTTCTCACCAAACTGCGCTTATTCTGGGACAGAAGTCAAG GTGCTCATCACCGGAAAGTTCTTAAAAAGTCATCAGGACAACGTGAACTGTAAATGGGCATGCATGTTTGGGGAAATTGAAGTGCCTGCTGAGGTTGTAGCAGATGGTGTTCTTCGTTGCCACACACCCAATCATGAGGCTGGAAGAGTTCCTTTCTATGTAACATGTGCCAATAGGCTGGCATGCAGTGAAATACGAGAATTTGAATTTCAGGTTTATAATATAAGGGATGTGGATGTCACTACTACTGGTAGCGATGACTCAAGTGAAGCTCTTCTTAAAATGCGATTTGGAAAACTGCTATCTGGGGGATCGGCTAGCTCTTATAATTCAGTACCGGATGATAACCTGGACATGATCAATAAACTGAGCTCATTAATTAAGGATGATAACGAGTGGGAACAAATATTCATGCTTACTAATGCGGAAGAATTCTCCACCGAGACGGTATCAGATCAATTTCTACAGAAACTACTGAAGGACAAATTGCATGCATGGCTCCTTCAGAAAGTAGCTGAGGGTGGAAAAGGCCCCAGTGTAGTGGATGAGGGTGGTCAAGGTGTGCTTCACTTTGCAGCTGCTCTTGGTTATGATTGGGCTATACCGCCCACTGTAGCAGCAGGTGTTAGTATCAATTTCCGAGATGTGAACGGTTGGACTGCACTTCACTGGGCAGCATCTTATGGCAG GGAGCGGACAGTGGGTTTCCTCATCTCTCAAGGGGCAGGTCCTGGGCTGTTGACTGATCCTACACCCAAATACCCGAGAGGCAGGACTCCAGCAGACCTTGCTTCGGATAATGGACACAAAGGAATTGCAGGTTATGTTGCTGAACTTGCATTGAGATCCCATCTCGAATCACTACACTTGAAGGATCCAAATGGTGTTGCTCGAGATATTCCTGGTCTAAAGGCTGCACAGGAAATTGCAGAGAGGACCTCTACTCCGACCAGTGATGGGGACTTTCAGCAAGGGCAGTCAATGAAGGATTCATTAGCTGCTGTCTGTAATGCTACTCAAGCTGCTGCTCGCATTCACCAAGTCTACAGGATAGAGTCATTCCATAAGAAGCAGCTAAAAGAATATGATGCAAGTCAGTTTGGTATGTCGGATGAGCATGCTCTTTCACTTCTTGCTGTCAAGACAAACAGGGCAGGACGTCATGATGAGCCGGTGCATGCCGCTGCTACGCGAATACAGAATAAGTTCCGTAGTTACAAAGGCAGAAAGGACTTCTTGGTATTACGCCAGCGAGTTGTTAAAATACAG GCTCATGTGAGAGGACACCAGGTGAGGAAGAATTATAAAAAGATTATCTGGTCTGTGGGAATACTGGACAAGGTAATTTTGCGCTGGAGAAGGAAAGGAAGAGGTTTAAGTAGTTTCAAGACAGAGGCACATACTGAAAACTCCACCATGCCAGGGACATCTTCAAAAGAAGATGACTATGATTTCTTGAAGGAAGGAAGAAAACAAACAGAGGAGAGGTTGCAAAAGGCTCTTGCTAGAGTGAAGTCCATGGTTCAGTATCCTGAGGCTAGAGATCAGTATCATAGGCTGCTGAATGTTGTTTCAGATATTCAAGAAGCAAAG GCCATAAGTGAACGGGCAATGAACATTTCAGAGGTAGCCACAGTAGAAGCagaatattttgatgatgatcTAGTCGATCTTGAAGCATTATTGGGTGATGACTCATTCATGTCGACAGAAGCCTGA
- the LOC108205647 gene encoding uncharacterized protein LOC108205647 isoform X2 — MERAVQKPHQSTADLLTWSEIPPATNTPRSAARSHQPSEGISKVLSGVQVTNEETETLNRRKPCSGHKLKEVTGNKIFAEDGENGELEAGSMNFNANNKTSVRIVQQAAHGISQISFSTEGDVSPKKPTSLPEVAKQRELSGTLGEADSKIKKQSSDAKCKELSGHDIFGPPPEIPARKLTAARNLEVKANRDMEEPAPPRNLRTSVKVSNPAGGHSNILFGDEPETKTTKKIHNQKFAELTGNDIFKGDVPPGSTEKSLSVAKMKEMSGSDIFSDGKAEPREGLGGVRQPPGGDSSIALV, encoded by the exons atggAAAGAGCAGTGCAAAAGCCACACCAATCCACCGCCGATCTTCTCACCTGGTCGGAGATCCCTCCGGCCACCAACACTCCCCGCTCCGCCGCTCGCTCTCATCAG CCGTCCGAAGGAATTAGCAAGGTGTTGTCAGGTGTTCAGGTCACCAATGAAGAGACGGAGACTCTTAATCGAAG GAAGCCTTGTTCAGGGCATAAGTTAAAGGAGGTTACTGGAAATAAGATATTTGCAGAGGATGGTGAGAATGGGGAACTAGAAGCAGGCAGTATGAACTTCAATGCTAACAACAAAACATCAGTGCGAATTGTTCAg caAGCAGCACACGGCATTAGTCAGATTTCCTTCAGTACTGAGGGGGATGTTTCTCCAAAGAAGCCTACAAGTCTCCCTGAAGTAGCCAAGCAGCGTGAGTTAAGTGGTACGCTAGGTGAGGCAGACAGTAAAATTAAGAAGCAGTCATCTGATGCCAAATGCAAGGAACTTAGTGGACATGACATATTTGGTCCTCCTCCGGAGATCCCTGCTCGAAAATTGACTGCTGCACGCAACTTGGAAGTGAAAGCAAACAGAGACATGGAAGAACCTGCTCCACCACGAAATCTTCGCACATCTGTCAAAGTTTCTAAT CCTGCAGGAGGTCATAGTAACATTCTCTTTGGTGACGAACCTGAGACCAAGACAACAAAGAAAATTCATAACCAGAAGTTTGCGGAGCTTACTGGCAATGATATCTTCAAGGGAGATGTTCCTCCGGGATCTACTGAGAAGTCACTTAGTGTTGCGAAGATGAAAGAAATGAGTGGTAGTGATATATTCTCTGATGGAAAGGCAGAACCTAGAGAGGGCTTGGGTGGTGTACGTCAGCCCCCAGGCGGTGACAGCAGCATAGCATTGGTTTAG
- the LOC108205647 gene encoding uncharacterized protein LOC108205647 isoform X1 — protein sequence MERAVQKPHQSTADLLTWSEIPPATNTPRSAARSHQPSEGISKVLSGVQVTNEETETLNRSTCRKPCSGHKLKEVTGNKIFAEDGENGELEAGSMNFNANNKTSVRIVQQAAHGISQISFSTEGDVSPKKPTSLPEVAKQRELSGTLGEADSKIKKQSSDAKCKELSGHDIFGPPPEIPARKLTAARNLEVKANRDMEEPAPPRNLRTSVKVSNPAGGHSNILFGDEPETKTTKKIHNQKFAELTGNDIFKGDVPPGSTEKSLSVAKMKEMSGSDIFSDGKAEPREGLGGVRQPPGGDSSIALV from the exons atggAAAGAGCAGTGCAAAAGCCACACCAATCCACCGCCGATCTTCTCACCTGGTCGGAGATCCCTCCGGCCACCAACACTCCCCGCTCCGCCGCTCGCTCTCATCAG CCGTCCGAAGGAATTAGCAAGGTGTTGTCAGGTGTTCAGGTCACCAATGAAGAGACGGAGACTCTTAATCGAAG CACTTGCAGGAAGCCTTGTTCAGGGCATAAGTTAAAGGAGGTTACTGGAAATAAGATATTTGCAGAGGATGGTGAGAATGGGGAACTAGAAGCAGGCAGTATGAACTTCAATGCTAACAACAAAACATCAGTGCGAATTGTTCAg caAGCAGCACACGGCATTAGTCAGATTTCCTTCAGTACTGAGGGGGATGTTTCTCCAAAGAAGCCTACAAGTCTCCCTGAAGTAGCCAAGCAGCGTGAGTTAAGTGGTACGCTAGGTGAGGCAGACAGTAAAATTAAGAAGCAGTCATCTGATGCCAAATGCAAGGAACTTAGTGGACATGACATATTTGGTCCTCCTCCGGAGATCCCTGCTCGAAAATTGACTGCTGCACGCAACTTGGAAGTGAAAGCAAACAGAGACATGGAAGAACCTGCTCCACCACGAAATCTTCGCACATCTGTCAAAGTTTCTAAT CCTGCAGGAGGTCATAGTAACATTCTCTTTGGTGACGAACCTGAGACCAAGACAACAAAGAAAATTCATAACCAGAAGTTTGCGGAGCTTACTGGCAATGATATCTTCAAGGGAGATGTTCCTCCGGGATCTACTGAGAAGTCACTTAGTGTTGCGAAGATGAAAGAAATGAGTGGTAGTGATATATTCTCTGATGGAAAGGCAGAACCTAGAGAGGGCTTGGGTGGTGTACGTCAGCCCCCAGGCGGTGACAGCAGCATAGCATTGGTTTAG